GCTGCCCACGCGATCCTCATGGATCGTTTTGAATAGAATTGATGCGGTGGTTGAGGAAGCCGATCCGACTTAAGTCGGTCGTCCCTAGGGAACTGTCTTCAGCCTTACGGCTAGACCGTCAAGGCTTCGCCAGCAGCTTCTGCGGCAGCTGTGACGGCCTGATCGATCGCCTTGCGGTCGATTCCGAAATGAGTGACGGCCCGCAGCCGGTTCGAACCGCTGCAGCTGACCAGAACTTTTCGGCCCTTGAGCGCGGCCTGAAACTTCTGCGCGGACCGGTCGCCGTCGAGGTCAAAGAAGACCATGTTGGTTCGGCGCGATACTTCCTGGACCTTGATGCCTGCAACTCGTGCCAGCCCTTTGGCCAGAGCGCTCGCGTTGAGATGGTCCTCGGCGAGCCGCTCCACCATCGTTTCCAGCGCTACGATTCCGGCCGCGCCGATTATGCCCGCCTGGCGCATCCCGCCACCGAGCAACTTGCGCACGCGATGCGCCTGGGTGATGAAATCGCGCGTACCGCATAGGAGCGACCCGACCGGGCATCCCAACCCCTTGGAGAGGCAGAAGGTTACCGAATCCGCGTAGCTGGCCAGGGTACGGACGTCGCTTTCCAGAGCGATGGCGGCATTGAAAATCCGCGCGCCATCCAGATGCACCGGGACCCCATATTTGCGTGCCAACGCCGCGACCTCGGCCATGTGCGAAGCGGTCACCGCTACCCCACCACAAAGGTTGTGAGTGTTCTCCAGCGCGACCAGC
This genomic stretch from Candidatus Binataceae bacterium harbors:
- the ltaE gene encoding low-specificity L-threonine aldolase; the encoded protein is MSRNMDRFENELVLPIASGRSLGLHNGYAASKDQPFIDLRSDTVTLPTVEMREAIAHAELGDDFYREDPTVNRLQEMAARLTGKAAALLVPSGTMANLIALMVHCPRGRKAIVGSKAHAYLWEAGGGAVVGGVVMTPVTNLGTGALDLTELEYELATPPDAHFAQPSLVALENTHNLCGGVAVTASHMAEVAALARKYGVPVHLDGARIFNAAIALESDVRTLASYADSVTFCLSKGLGCPVGSLLCGTRDFITQAHRVRKLLGGGMRQAGIIGAAGIVALETMVERLAEDHLNASALAKGLARVAGIKVQEVSRRTNMVFFDLDGDRSAQKFQAALKGRKVLVSCSGSNRLRAVTHFGIDRKAIDQAVTAAAEAAGEALTV